The following are from one region of the Polyangiaceae bacterium genome:
- a CDS encoding MFS transporter — protein sequence MKPRTLLFITVFNSILGLSVLFPVLPPLGRHLGLTELQIGSLSTSYALMQFLVSPFWGRRSERVGRKPILVTGILGFSLSFLGFAVVAQLGLSGVLGVWGVYGLLLAARIFGGTFSSATLPTAQAYIADTTGREDRTAGMALIGAAFGLGIVFGPAIGAGLATISLLAPVYFSAAFALLNGIFVMALVPEPKRHVAQAPPKRASSVATRVWPLLFVGLAVSLASVAMEQTIAFYYQDRLQLLPEQTARTVGIALVCYGVVAVFVQGFLVRRAGLAPLSLLRFGVPIALVGFVFLVFAHQFATLTVALAIQGFGQGLALPGVSAALSLAVADNEQGAVAGLNSSATALGRMLGPVVGTSLYQLHPEYPYGFSAILLVLVIVFLIAYRQAPALRNQTTETQS from the coding sequence ATGAAACCCCGGACGCTGCTGTTCATCACGGTCTTCAACAGCATCCTGGGGCTGAGCGTGCTGTTTCCGGTGTTGCCTCCGCTGGGGCGGCACCTCGGCCTGACGGAGCTGCAGATCGGATCGCTGTCCACCAGCTACGCGCTGATGCAGTTTCTGGTCAGCCCGTTCTGGGGACGCCGCAGCGAGCGAGTCGGTCGCAAACCCATCCTGGTTACGGGGATCCTGGGATTTTCCCTGAGCTTTCTCGGGTTCGCGGTGGTGGCCCAGCTGGGCCTGTCGGGCGTGCTCGGGGTGTGGGGCGTGTACGGCTTGCTGCTGGCCGCCCGGATCTTCGGTGGCACGTTCTCGTCCGCAACCCTCCCCACGGCCCAAGCGTACATCGCCGACACCACCGGTCGCGAAGACCGCACCGCCGGCATGGCCCTCATCGGCGCAGCCTTCGGTCTCGGGATCGTGTTCGGTCCGGCCATCGGCGCGGGGCTCGCCACCATCAGCCTGCTGGCGCCGGTGTACTTCTCCGCTGCCTTTGCGCTGTTGAACGGCATCTTCGTGATGGCGCTGGTGCCCGAGCCCAAGCGCCACGTGGCCCAGGCCCCGCCAAAGCGCGCTTCTTCCGTCGCCACGCGCGTTTGGCCGCTGCTGTTCGTCGGTCTCGCCGTCAGCCTGGCGTCCGTCGCGATGGAGCAGACCATCGCCTTCTACTATCAAGATCGTTTGCAGCTCCTGCCGGAGCAGACGGCACGCACCGTCGGCATCGCGCTGGTGTGTTACGGCGTCGTCGCCGTATTCGTGCAGGGTTTTTTGGTGCGGCGCGCTGGCCTCGCGCCGCTCTCGCTGTTGCGATTCGGCGTGCCCATCGCCCTCGTCGGATTCGTATTCTTGGTGTTCGCGCACCAGTTCGCGACACTCACCGTCGCCTTGGCGATCCAGGGCTTCGGGCAAGGGCTCGCGTTACCGGGGGTGAGCGCGGCCCTGTCCTTGGCGGTGGCCGACAACGAGCAGGGCGCCGTCGCCGGCTTGAACAGCTCCGCTACCGCCCTCGGACGCATGCTCGGTCCCGTCGTCGGCACCAGCCTCTATCAGCTGCATCCGGAGTATCCCTACGGCTTCAGCGCGATCTTGCTGGTGCTCGTGATCGTGTTCCTGATCGCCTACCGCCAAGCGCCGGCGCTGCGGAATCAAACCACCGAAACGCAGTCCTGA
- a CDS encoding DNA-binding protein gives MQPPSNSKVAEMLEEVADLLSVQHADPYRVRAYREAAATLRDRKESAAEVVEVHGREALEGWPRIGRSLSSAIAEIVSSGRLGMLDRLRGEVSPEDLFTTVPGIGEELARRLHAALGLETLEDLEVAAHDGRLEGLPGFGARRTRAVRELLAARLSRSARKLARRVQPTDVERPSITALLSVDDEYRRRARAGELRQIAPRRLNPDHEAWLPILHAERDGWSFTALFSNTARAHELGTTHDWVILYFERDGHEDQSTVVTEHRGPLAGKRVVRGREEECRAHYQ, from the coding sequence ATGCAGCCACCGAGCAACTCGAAGGTGGCAGAGATGCTCGAAGAGGTCGCGGACCTGCTGTCGGTGCAGCACGCCGACCCCTATCGTGTGCGGGCCTACCGCGAGGCTGCCGCTACCCTGCGCGACCGAAAAGAAAGCGCGGCCGAGGTCGTCGAGGTGCATGGGCGCGAAGCCCTGGAGGGCTGGCCGAGGATTGGCAGGAGTCTTTCCTCCGCCATCGCCGAGATCGTGTCCAGCGGTCGCCTGGGGATGTTGGATCGCCTGCGGGGTGAAGTATCGCCGGAAGATCTATTCACCACGGTGCCGGGCATCGGCGAAGAGCTGGCCCGGCGCCTGCACGCGGCACTGGGCCTGGAAACACTGGAAGATCTCGAGGTGGCGGCGCACGACGGGCGTCTCGAAGGACTGCCGGGGTTCGGTGCGCGGCGCACCCGCGCGGTGCGCGAGCTGCTCGCCGCACGCCTCAGCCGCTCGGCGCGGAAGCTCGCCCGACGTGTGCAGCCCACGGACGTCGAGCGCCCGTCCATCACTGCGCTGCTGTCGGTGGACGACGAGTACCGGCGGCGCGCGCGCGCGGGCGAGTTGCGCCAGATTGCGCCACGTCGCCTGAACCCGGACCACGAAGCTTGGCTGCCGATCCTCCATGCGGAGCGTGACGGCTGGAGCTTCACCGCGCTTTTCTCCAACACCGCGCGAGCCCACGAGCTCGGAACCACCCACGACTGGGTGATCCTGTATTTCGAACGGGACGGCCACGAGGATCAGAGCACCGTCGTCACCGAGCATCGCGGCCCGCTAGCCGGAAAACGGGTGGTCCGTGGGCGCGAGGAGGAATGCCGAGCCCACTACCAATGA
- a CDS encoding DUF2029 domain-containing protein — protein MKLISWRGGFQILVLVAALVAMAQLALAAGGDDSLIAGAQPVRSSGVHRPERLTDGEVATRGDFWKTDRTSVFRSPDAFVVYDLGQDRTIHAAYLMGDNNDTYTLSVSKDDVHYDTLWESSPVGGRGLQPRLNDRLDGTGRYLRVTARGGDVSYAISEIGVYAERPAAFPPALRERPGIPPDEGLRNVMLNFGLSLVLFVCFAYRKSPWWWTAALALLPLWSGWSLSHHLQDAWPVGQREISMLRGTVGLVAAIAVLREGFSPRKFLASTTAVVATLSVCASLAVASFFNLGRPQYVDHKLGTPSFVHNFDMRVYFPVAKYFKELRFDGLYQASVAAYVDDDPSVSLDSLDHVQLRDLKNHHMTRVADVKGEIEQVKERFSPERWEEFKTDMRYFRENMGVGDYLGSMSDHGGNATPVWITIAHFIFMHAHASNHTLFITAMLDPLLLLIAFLAIGRTFGIRTMLVSMVLFGANDFYMFGTNWAGATLRHDWMAYLGLGLCALRKERWALAGALLALSAMIRAFPALSLAILAIPVAWWGFGFYQREKKLPRWADFVREQRAFIRVAVGATIAVAVLFAASSLVLGFEAWPEWLHKVSLLNRDPHVNHVSLRGLIAGPDGVHNRILRGRTPLYIAGIAFYILLIAIAARRRKFFQVSALGLLLIPVVFHPANYYIHFIFLMPLVGTELARNGEERRPLSIGDTGLWASFLIICALQYWTVRESDLGLHFHFAAMILFMGITAALFALLAEDALRMAFERGELAGALGFAPALPAAATAAVEVDPAPAGDAPAESEGEASAESEAPAESEGEASVEDEASVEDEASVEDEASVEDEASVEDEASVEDEDDDTPKSGS, from the coding sequence GTGAAGCTCATTAGTTGGCGAGGGGGCTTTCAGATCCTGGTGCTGGTCGCGGCGCTCGTGGCGATGGCGCAGCTCGCCCTCGCAGCAGGCGGCGACGACAGCCTGATTGCCGGGGCCCAGCCCGTCCGATCCAGCGGCGTGCACCGGCCGGAGCGGCTCACCGATGGCGAAGTGGCGACTCGCGGCGACTTCTGGAAGACGGATCGCACCAGCGTGTTCCGCAGCCCGGATGCCTTCGTCGTGTACGACCTGGGGCAGGACCGCACCATCCACGCCGCCTACCTGATGGGCGACAACAACGACACCTACACGCTGTCCGTCTCCAAGGACGACGTGCACTACGACACGTTGTGGGAGTCCTCACCGGTGGGCGGCCGCGGCCTGCAACCGCGCTTGAACGATCGTCTCGACGGAACGGGCCGCTACCTGCGAGTGACGGCGCGCGGGGGCGACGTCTCCTACGCCATCAGCGAAATCGGCGTGTACGCCGAGCGCCCCGCCGCGTTCCCACCCGCGCTCCGAGAGCGCCCGGGCATCCCGCCGGACGAAGGCCTGCGCAACGTGATGTTGAACTTCGGCCTGTCCCTGGTGCTGTTCGTGTGCTTCGCGTACCGCAAGAGCCCCTGGTGGTGGACCGCAGCGCTGGCGTTGCTCCCGTTGTGGTCGGGTTGGTCGCTGTCGCATCACCTGCAAGACGCCTGGCCGGTGGGGCAGCGGGAGATCTCCATGCTGCGCGGCACCGTAGGGCTGGTCGCCGCCATCGCCGTGTTGAGAGAAGGCTTCTCTCCGCGGAAGTTCTTGGCGAGCACCACGGCCGTCGTCGCCACGCTCAGCGTGTGCGCGTCGTTGGCAGTGGCTTCGTTCTTCAACTTGGGGCGGCCGCAGTACGTGGATCACAAGCTCGGAACGCCGAGCTTCGTCCACAACTTCGACATGCGCGTGTACTTCCCGGTAGCGAAGTACTTCAAGGAGCTGCGCTTCGACGGGCTGTATCAGGCCAGCGTGGCCGCCTACGTGGACGACGATCCCTCCGTTTCCCTCGACTCTCTCGACCACGTCCAGCTGCGCGACCTGAAGAACCACCACATGACGCGGGTGGCGGACGTCAAAGGCGAGATCGAGCAGGTGAAGGAGCGCTTCTCCCCCGAACGGTGGGAGGAGTTCAAGACGGACATGCGCTACTTCCGGGAGAACATGGGCGTCGGGGACTACCTCGGCAGCATGTCGGACCACGGAGGCAACGCCACGCCGGTGTGGATCACCATCGCGCATTTCATCTTCATGCACGCCCACGCCAGCAACCACACGCTGTTCATCACGGCGATGCTGGACCCCTTACTCCTGCTCATCGCGTTCCTGGCCATAGGCCGAACCTTCGGCATACGCACCATGCTGGTGAGCATGGTCCTGTTCGGCGCCAACGACTTCTACATGTTCGGCACCAACTGGGCCGGCGCCACGCTGCGCCACGACTGGATGGCCTATCTCGGCCTCGGTTTGTGCGCTCTGCGCAAGGAGCGTTGGGCCCTGGCCGGCGCCCTGCTCGCGCTGTCTGCCATGATTCGCGCCTTCCCCGCCCTGTCCCTCGCCATCTTGGCGATCCCGGTGGCGTGGTGGGGCTTCGGCTTCTATCAACGTGAGAAGAAGCTCCCGCGTTGGGCAGACTTCGTGCGGGAGCAGCGGGCGTTCATCCGCGTGGCTGTGGGCGCAACCATCGCCGTGGCGGTGTTGTTCGCCGCAAGCTCGCTGGTGCTCGGCTTCGAAGCGTGGCCGGAGTGGCTGCACAAGGTGAGCTTGCTCAACCGCGATCCGCACGTGAACCACGTCAGCCTGCGCGGGCTCATCGCCGGGCCGGACGGCGTACACAATCGGATCCTCCGCGGCCGCACGCCGCTGTACATCGCCGGTATCGCCTTCTACATCTTGCTCATCGCCATCGCCGCGCGGCGCCGCAAGTTCTTCCAGGTCTCGGCGCTGGGGCTGCTCTTGATCCCGGTGGTGTTCCACCCCGCCAACTACTACATCCACTTCATCTTCTTGATGCCGCTGGTCGGGACGGAGCTCGCGCGCAATGGCGAGGAGCGCCGCCCCCTGAGCATCGGGGATACCGGGCTTTGGGCGTCATTTTTGATAATCTGCGCCCTGCAATATTGGACCGTGCGGGAGAGCGACTTGGGCCTGCACTTCCACTTCGCCGCCATGATCCTGTTCATGGGCATCACCGCGGCGCTGTTCGCGCTGTTGGCCGAAGACGCGCTACGCATGGCGTTCGAGCGGGGGGAGCTCGCCGGCGCGCTGGGCTTCGCCCCCGCGCTTCCCGCCGCGGCGACGGCAGCGGTCGAAGTCGACCCAGCTCCCGCCGGGGATGCGCCCGCCGAAAGCGAAGGCGAAGCGTCCGCCGAAAGCGAAGCCCCTGCCGAAAGCGAAGGCGAAGCGTCCGTCGAAGACGAAGCGTCCGTCGAAGACGAAGCGTCCGTCGAAGACGAAGCATCCGTCGAAGACGAAGCGTCCGTCGAAGACGAAGCGTCCGTCGAAGACGAAGACGACGACACTCCGAAATCAGGTTCGTGA
- a CDS encoding CoA pyrophosphatase — translation MATLDVARWSARLERSPTTSRLPRAASVAVIVDVNATPKVLLVERMRRRGDPWSGDLACPGGFADTTDRDAVFTAMREAREEVGVELERDARWLGRLPSRRALHLRWPPAFVIEPHVFVVRAHVPDVHPRSEVTRAFWCALSDVTNLPRTHVERRALGITLRFEAVPLDPVPLWGITLRIVDDLVRVMCM, via the coding sequence ATGGCTACGCTGGACGTGGCTCGTTGGAGCGCTCGCCTGGAGCGCTCGCCGACGACCTCGCGATTGCCGCGCGCGGCATCCGTTGCGGTGATCGTCGACGTGAACGCGACACCGAAGGTGTTGCTCGTCGAGCGCATGCGAAGACGCGGTGATCCATGGTCCGGTGATCTCGCGTGCCCCGGAGGCTTCGCCGACACGACGGATCGCGATGCCGTGTTCACCGCCATGCGCGAAGCGCGAGAGGAGGTCGGCGTCGAGCTCGAGCGCGACGCACGGTGGTTGGGGCGACTCCCATCGCGACGCGCGCTCCACTTGCGCTGGCCGCCGGCGTTCGTGATCGAGCCGCACGTGTTCGTCGTGCGAGCGCACGTGCCCGACGTTCACCCGCGGAGCGAAGTCACACGCGCGTTCTGGTGTGCGCTTTCCGACGTGACGAACCTCCCGCGCACTCACGTGGAGCGACGTGCGTTGGGCATCACGCTTCGCTTCGAAGCCGTTCCCCTCGACCCCGTTCCGCTGTGGGGCATCACGCTGCGCATCGTCGACGATCTCGTACGCGTGATGTGCATGTGA
- a CDS encoding serine/threonine protein kinase: MTEQKDTIETGRVVASRYRIERRLGQGGMGAVYEVEHQVTGQRLALKVLDAKLAKDTVMLERFRRESRAPARIDSDHVVKVTDADVAPELGGAPFLVMELLRGESFDQLLDRRGSLPPKEALVYLSQIARALDRAHAIGIIHRDIKPENLFLTERDDGTPLVKLLDFGIAKLTEGAGSIESRTATGEVFGTPLYMSPEQTLGQTDQIAPQTDVWALGVIAHKLLLGNEPWTAQTLPHLIAQIAYEPLPTPSEHGSHLGPTFDAWFAHCCAREPKERFASAGEAVSELANAVGVTDISVSSQRNMAAAARRDAALAATAQASSDPSASSAIGSDTLTAQVAPGKPRSPVVLAATVGAIALAAGAVVLLARSSDSGGAANAAASASHETPIAAGSAPPKTAESAADAAPEIAPAASSSAPPAESAPAPKPAPVHVVKVAPKPVVSAPSKPPAPPKPSATTAPDPLSGRH, encoded by the coding sequence ATGACCGAGCAGAAGGACACCATCGAGACCGGGCGCGTCGTCGCCAGCCGCTATCGAATCGAGCGGCGCCTGGGGCAAGGTGGGATGGGCGCCGTGTACGAGGTGGAGCACCAAGTCACGGGTCAGCGCCTGGCCCTCAAGGTCCTCGATGCCAAGCTGGCCAAGGACACCGTGATGCTCGAGCGCTTTCGCCGCGAGTCCCGCGCTCCGGCCCGCATCGACAGCGATCACGTGGTCAAGGTCACGGACGCGGACGTCGCTCCGGAGCTCGGAGGCGCCCCCTTCCTGGTGATGGAGCTCTTGCGCGGCGAGAGCTTCGACCAGTTGCTGGACCGGCGCGGCTCGCTGCCACCGAAGGAAGCGCTGGTGTACCTGAGCCAGATCGCTCGCGCCCTCGACCGAGCCCACGCCATCGGCATCATTCACCGCGACATCAAGCCGGAAAACCTGTTCTTGACGGAGCGGGACGACGGCACCCCGCTGGTGAAGCTCCTGGACTTTGGCATCGCCAAGCTCACCGAGGGCGCGGGCAGCATCGAGTCCCGCACGGCGACGGGCGAGGTGTTCGGTACACCCCTGTACATGTCGCCGGAGCAGACGCTGGGGCAGACGGATCAGATCGCCCCGCAAACCGACGTGTGGGCGTTGGGTGTCATCGCCCACAAGCTGCTGCTCGGGAACGAGCCCTGGACCGCTCAGACGCTGCCGCACCTCATTGCGCAGATTGCCTACGAACCGCTGCCCACCCCCAGCGAGCACGGCAGCCACTTGGGCCCCACCTTCGACGCATGGTTTGCCCACTGCTGCGCCCGGGAGCCGAAGGAGCGCTTCGCGTCCGCAGGAGAGGCCGTCAGCGAGCTCGCCAACGCCGTCGGGGTGACGGACATCTCCGTCTCATCTCAACGCAACATGGCGGCTGCCGCACGCCGCGACGCGGCGCTTGCCGCGACCGCCCAGGCGAGCTCCGATCCTTCCGCCTCGAGCGCGATCGGCTCCGATACCCTCACGGCTCAGGTCGCTCCCGGCAAGCCGCGATCCCCCGTGGTGCTGGCCGCGACGGTCGGTGCCATCGCCCTGGCGGCGGGTGCCGTCGTGCTCCTGGCTCGCAGCTCCGACAGCGGCGGAGCCGCGAACGCGGCGGCCAGCGCCTCGCACGAGACGCCCATTGCCGCCGGCAGCGCGCCGCCGAAAACGGCGGAAAGTGCCGCAGACGCGGCGCCGGAGATCGCGCCGGCGGCCAGCAGCAGCGCGCCGCCCGCCGAAAGCGCGCCCGCACCGAAGCCCGCGCCGGTCCACGTCGTGAAGGTGGCGCCGAAGCCCGTCGTTTCCGCGCCGTCAAAACCCCCTGCTCCCCCAAAGCCATCCGCCACTACTGCGCCTGATCCGTTGAGTGGAAGACACTGA
- a CDS encoding HlyD family efflux transporter periplasmic adaptor subunit: MIKNACRAAAALLLVAGCGQGQAAERESFQGVVELDERILAFEMGGRLDAMRVARGDEVKQGQVVAELDDSLEKVAREVRAADADASKSQVSLLKAGSRSEDIRAARAQVRGAEAREKLLRKNLSRERSLESRGVSTASAVDTLKSQLDAAVAEREALEQRVKALSRGARKQEIQSAEARANAAQHAVKLEDERLTRSSLQSPVGGVVLDVHADPGEVVGAGAPVLTVGDVTHPYADVFVPIDDIGGVKVNAPATIRVDSLQAPLRGTVEHVSEKTEFTPRYLFSERERHNLVVRVRIRIDDSHRVLHAGLPAFASIERSP; the protein is encoded by the coding sequence ATGATAAAGAATGCATGTAGGGCAGCCGCCGCCCTCCTGCTGGTCGCCGGCTGTGGGCAGGGCCAAGCAGCAGAGCGCGAGTCCTTCCAGGGGGTGGTGGAGCTCGACGAGCGGATCCTGGCGTTCGAAATGGGCGGTCGGCTGGATGCGATGCGGGTCGCCCGGGGTGACGAGGTGAAGCAGGGCCAGGTGGTCGCCGAGCTCGACGACAGCTTGGAGAAAGTGGCACGAGAGGTTCGCGCGGCGGACGCCGATGCCAGCAAGTCCCAGGTTTCGTTGCTCAAGGCCGGCTCCCGCTCCGAAGACATTCGCGCGGCCCGAGCTCAGGTGCGGGGTGCCGAAGCGCGTGAGAAGTTGCTGCGAAAGAACCTCTCGCGTGAGCGCTCGCTCGAGTCCCGCGGCGTGAGCACCGCTTCCGCGGTGGACACACTGAAGAGCCAGCTCGATGCCGCAGTCGCCGAGCGCGAAGCCCTCGAGCAGCGGGTGAAGGCGCTCTCGCGAGGAGCCCGCAAGCAGGAGATCCAGAGCGCCGAGGCGCGGGCGAACGCGGCGCAGCACGCCGTGAAGCTCGAGGACGAACGCCTCACGCGTAGCAGCTTGCAGTCTCCCGTGGGCGGCGTCGTCCTCGACGTGCACGCGGATCCCGGCGAGGTGGTCGGGGCCGGAGCTCCCGTTCTGACCGTCGGCGACGTCACGCATCCCTACGCGGACGTGTTCGTGCCCATCGACGACATCGGCGGCGTGAAGGTCAACGCCCCGGCGACCATCCGCGTGGACAGCCTGCAAGCGCCGTTGCGCGGCACGGTCGAGCACGTCAGCGAGAAGACGGAGTTCACGCCGCGCTACCTGTTCAGCGAGCGCGAGCGTCACAACCTCGTGGTCCGCGTGCGCATCCGCATCGACGACTCGCATCGCGTGCTCCACGCCGGTCTTCCGGCCTTCGCGAGCATCGAGCGCTCGCCATGA
- a CDS encoding ABC transporter ATP-binding protein gives MTESIIVTEHLEKRFGNLVAVHDLNLEVRRGEIFGVLGPNGAGKSTTIRMLCGILDPSGGRGTVVGFDVAKEAERIKERIGYMTQRFSLYEDLTVQENLAFYAGIYGVSLRRRRGRIEEVLESTGLAERRRQLAGTLSGGWKQRVALASATIHEPPLLFLDEPTAGVDPVSRREFWEQIHRIAASGTTVLLTTHYMDEAERCHRLAFIFRGSVLDVGTPEQVVERRHLRVVELSVERATDAADVLRALSAVDEVAHYGHLLRVAVKGTTDPEALVRRALADSEISLEEIRPARVTVEDAFVSMVRHEQDGVRSAA, from the coding sequence ATGACCGAGTCGATCATCGTCACGGAACACCTCGAGAAGCGCTTCGGCAATCTCGTGGCCGTTCACGATCTGAACCTGGAGGTCCGACGCGGGGAGATCTTCGGCGTACTGGGCCCAAACGGCGCCGGCAAGAGCACCACCATCCGGATGCTGTGCGGCATCTTGGATCCCAGCGGCGGTCGCGGCACCGTGGTGGGCTTCGACGTCGCCAAGGAGGCCGAGCGCATCAAGGAGCGCATCGGCTACATGACCCAGCGCTTCTCGCTGTACGAGGACCTGACGGTCCAGGAGAACCTCGCCTTCTATGCCGGCATCTACGGCGTGAGCCTGCGCCGGCGGCGGGGACGCATCGAAGAAGTGCTCGAGAGCACGGGCCTGGCCGAGCGGCGTCGACAGCTCGCCGGCACGCTCTCGGGCGGCTGGAAGCAACGAGTGGCGCTGGCGAGCGCCACCATCCACGAGCCGCCGCTGCTGTTCCTGGACGAGCCCACGGCGGGCGTCGATCCGGTGAGCCGCCGGGAGTTCTGGGAGCAGATCCATCGCATCGCGGCCTCGGGCACGACGGTGCTCCTGACCACGCACTACATGGACGAAGCCGAACGCTGCCACCGCTTGGCGTTCATCTTTCGCGGCTCGGTGCTGGACGTGGGCACGCCGGAGCAGGTGGTGGAGCGCCGCCATCTCCGAGTGGTGGAGCTGTCCGTGGAGCGCGCCACGGACGCGGCGGACGTGCTCCGGGCTCTCTCGGCGGTGGACGAGGTCGCTCACTATGGTCACCTGCTCCGCGTCGCCGTCAAGGGCACGACGGATCCGGAAGCGCTGGTGCGAAGGGCGTTGGCAGACTCCGAGATATCCCTGGAGGAAATCCGCCCGGCCCGCGTGACGGTGGAAGACGCCTTCGTGAGCATGGTGCGCCACGAGCAGGATGGCGTTCGGAGCGCGGCATGA
- a CDS encoding ABC transporter permease — protein MNLRPWVIARKELLQLRRDRLTLAMMVMLPVMQLLLFGYAINTDVRHMQLAVYDQDQSARSRDLVQSLTATGFYDVAGQVDSYDEIEAALRSGRARVALVIPAKFNSDIVSGRTTTVQLVVDGSDPQVVASATNTASSLVAARSAQLMVARLRSNGAGAVAEPLRIEPNTWYNPDLRTAVFIVPGLVGVILTMTMVMLTAMAIARERERGTLEQLIVSPVKRVELVVGKILPYIAIGYLQMTLILLAGKLVFDVPLIGSLGLLYLLAFVFISANLALGLFFSTLAKTQQQAMQMSFFFMLPNILLSGFMFPFEAMPKPAQWLSQALPLTHFLRIVRGVTLRGAQFSDLRMELVWMTAILVALITLASIRFTKKLT, from the coding sequence ATGAACCTCCGCCCATGGGTCATCGCTCGCAAGGAGCTGCTACAGCTGCGAAGGGATCGGCTCACCCTCGCCATGATGGTGATGCTCCCGGTGATGCAGCTCTTGCTGTTCGGATACGCGATCAATACCGACGTGCGCCACATGCAGCTCGCGGTGTACGACCAAGACCAGAGCGCCCGCTCGCGGGACTTGGTCCAGAGCCTGACCGCTACGGGCTTCTACGACGTCGCCGGTCAGGTCGACAGCTACGACGAAATCGAAGCGGCTCTCCGCTCCGGCCGCGCCCGCGTTGCCTTGGTGATCCCGGCGAAGTTCAACTCCGACATCGTGAGCGGGCGCACCACCACGGTTCAGCTCGTGGTCGACGGTTCGGACCCACAGGTCGTTGCGAGCGCCACGAACACTGCCTCGTCCTTGGTCGCGGCACGCTCGGCTCAGCTGATGGTCGCTCGGCTGCGGAGCAACGGCGCCGGTGCCGTCGCCGAGCCGCTGCGCATCGAACCCAACACTTGGTACAACCCCGACCTCCGGACCGCGGTGTTCATCGTGCCCGGCCTCGTAGGCGTGATCCTGACCATGACCATGGTGATGCTCACCGCCATGGCCATCGCCCGAGAACGCGAACGCGGGACCTTGGAGCAGCTGATCGTCTCCCCGGTAAAGCGTGTGGAGCTGGTCGTAGGGAAAATTCTTCCCTACATCGCCATCGGCTACCTGCAGATGACGCTCATCCTGCTGGCCGGCAAGCTGGTGTTCGACGTTCCGCTGATCGGCTCCCTTGGCCTCCTGTACCTACTGGCGTTCGTGTTCATCTCCGCGAACCTGGCGCTGGGCCTGTTCTTCTCCACGCTTGCCAAGACCCAGCAGCAGGCCATGCAGATGTCGTTCTTCTTCATGCTGCCGAACATCCTGCTGAGCGGCTTCATGTTCCCCTTCGAGGCAATGCCCAAGCCCGCTCAGTGGCTGTCTCAGGCCCTGCCCCTCACCCATTTCTTGCGCATCGTTCGTGGCGTGACGCTGCGGGGAGCGCAGTTCTCGGACCTCCGGATGGAGCTCGTGTGGATGACCGCGATCCTCGTGGCGCTGATCACGCTCGCCTCCATTCGCTTCACCAAGAAGCTCACCTGA
- a CDS encoding TetR/AcrR family transcriptional regulator, whose product MPRPRSDIRPRVLEAARTQFLADGVEGASLRKIARAAHTSIGMIYYYFPTKDELFLAVVEEHYGKLLEDLATVLKPDAPFEKRIERLYQRAGNLSQAELDTFKLVIREALLSTDRLGALIERFKRGHLALLAQTVADGMAEGSIAPTRYPGVVIMSVMAVGLAPQLVRRIAGGSFPVPGVPDGQELPHELAHVLLHGVGTQRKPESS is encoded by the coding sequence ATGCCTCGTCCCAGAAGCGACATTCGCCCCCGAGTCCTCGAGGCCGCCCGCACCCAGTTTCTGGCTGACGGCGTGGAAGGTGCATCGCTGCGGAAGATCGCGCGGGCGGCGCACACCAGTATCGGCATGATCTACTACTACTTCCCGACCAAGGACGAGCTGTTCCTGGCCGTGGTGGAGGAACACTACGGGAAGCTACTCGAGGATCTGGCCACGGTGCTGAAACCGGACGCGCCCTTCGAGAAGCGCATCGAGCGCCTCTACCAACGCGCAGGAAATCTGTCCCAGGCGGAGCTCGATACGTTCAAGCTGGTCATCCGCGAGGCCCTGCTCTCGACGGATCGTCTGGGAGCGCTCATCGAACGCTTCAAGCGCGGCCATCTCGCGCTGCTGGCACAGACCGTGGCGGACGGCATGGCGGAGGGGAGCATCGCTCCGACCCGCTATCCCGGCGTCGTGATCATGAGCGTGATGGCGGTTGGACTCGCGCCTCAGCTCGTTCGGCGCATCGCCGGGGGCAGCTTCCCCGTTCCTGGAGTCCCCGACGGCCAAGAGCTCCCCCACGAGCTCGCTCACGTCCTGCTGCACGGCGTCGGCACGCAACGCAAACCCGAGTCCTCTTGA